The following proteins come from a genomic window of Streptococcus oralis:
- a CDS encoding bifunctional riboflavin kinase/FAD synthetase, giving the protein MITTVPIKNEKDIAVPGKTVLVLGYFDGIHKGHQKLFEVASKASMKDYLPVVVMTFTESPKLALQPYQPELMLHIVNHEEREHKMKWHGVEALFLLDFSSKFASLTGQEFFDTYVRALKPAIIVAGFDYTFGSDKKTADDLKDYFDGEIIIVPPVEDEKGKISSTRIRQAILDGDVKEVNHLLGTPLPTRGMVVHGNARGRTIGYPTANLVLRDRTYMPADGVYVVDVEVQRQRYRGMASVGKNVTFDGEEPRFEVNIFDFSDDIYGETVMVYWLDRVRDMVKFDSIDELVDQLQKDEEIARNWKDGE; this is encoded by the coding sequence ATGATTACAACAGTACCTATTAAGAACGAAAAAGACATTGCAGTACCCGGAAAAACAGTCCTTGTACTAGGTTATTTTGATGGCATCCACAAGGGGCATCAGAAACTCTTTGAAGTAGCCAGTAAGGCTTCTATGAAGGACTATCTGCCAGTTGTCGTGATGACCTTTACAGAGTCGCCAAAACTTGCCTTACAACCTTACCAACCTGAGCTCATGCTTCATATCGTCAATCATGAGGAACGAGAGCACAAGATGAAGTGGCACGGAGTAGAGGCTCTCTTCTTACTTGACTTTAGTAGCAAATTTGCTAGTTTAACGGGTCAAGAATTCTTTGATACCTATGTTCGAGCTTTAAAACCAGCGATTATCGTAGCGGGATTTGATTACACCTTTGGTTCAGATAAGAAAACTGCGGATGATCTGAAGGATTATTTTGATGGAGAGATTATCATTGTTCCTCCGGTTGAGGACGAAAAAGGAAAGATTAGTTCCACACGAATTCGTCAAGCTATTCTTGATGGAGATGTCAAGGAAGTCAACCATCTACTAGGCACACCTCTCCCAACCCGTGGCATGGTCGTTCATGGAAATGCCCGTGGGCGTACTATCGGTTATCCAACAGCCAATCTGGTCCTCAGAGATCGAACTTATATGCCGGCAGATGGTGTCTATGTAGTCGATGTCGAAGTGCAACGTCAGAGATATCGTGGCATGGCAAGTGTTGGGAAAAATGTTACTTTCGATGGAGAAGAACCACGTTTTGAAGTCAATATTTTTGATTTTTCAGATGATATTTATGGTGAGACAGTCATGGTCTACTGGCTGGACCGTGTCCGTGATATGGTTAAATTTGACTCCATCGACGAGCTCGTAGACCAACTCCAGAAAGACGAAGAAATTGCTCGGAACTGGAAGGATGGAGAGTAG
- a CDS encoding type I restriction-modification system subunit M has protein sequence MITGELKNKIDQLWEMLWTEGNANPLTNIEQLTYLLFMKDLDSVELGRESDAEFLGISYEGIFPKDKPEYRWSTFKNMGDAQEVYRLMTQEIFPFMKNLKGDTDDTAFSRYMREAIFQINKPATLQKVISILDEFPTRDSGIDFDSDTQGINDIGDIYEYLLSKLSTAGKNGQFRTPRHIIDMMVELMQPTIKDIISDPAMGSAGFLVSASRYLKRKKDEWETNPDNINHFHNIMFHGNDTDTTMLRLGAMNMMLHGVENPQISYLDSLSQDNEEADKYTLVLANPPFKGSLDYDSTSNDLLATVKTKKTELLFLALFLRTLKPGGRAAVIVPDGVLFGSSKAHKGIRQEIVENHKLDAVISMPSGVFKPYAGVSTAILIFTKTGNGGTDKVWFYDMKADGLSLDDKRQPISDNDIPDIIQRFHQLDNEAERKRTDQSFFVPVDEIKDNDYDLSINKYKEIEYEKVEYEPTEVILKKINDLEKEIQAGLAELEELLK, from the coding sequence ATGATTACAGGCGAATTAAAAAATAAAATTGATCAGCTGTGGGAAATGCTGTGGACTGAAGGAAATGCAAATCCTCTAACAAATATTGAACAATTGACTTATCTTCTATTTATGAAGGATTTGGATAGTGTCGAACTTGGACGCGAAAGTGATGCTGAGTTTCTAGGAATTTCTTATGAGGGAATTTTCCCAAAAGACAAACCTGAATACCGTTGGTCGACTTTTAAAAATATGGGAGATGCTCAGGAAGTCTATCGTTTAATGACACAGGAGATTTTTCCATTTATGAAGAATCTTAAGGGTGATACTGATGATACAGCTTTTTCACGTTATATGCGTGAAGCTATCTTTCAAATAAATAAACCTGCTACGCTCCAAAAGGTGATTTCTATATTAGATGAATTTCCAACCAGAGACTCAGGTATAGACTTTGATAGTGACACGCAGGGGATTAATGATATTGGCGACATCTATGAATATCTGCTATCAAAATTGTCAACCGCAGGTAAAAATGGACAATTTCGTACACCTCGTCACATCATCGATATGATGGTTGAGTTGATGCAACCAACTATCAAGGATATTATCTCAGATCCTGCTATGGGGTCTGCGGGTTTCTTAGTATCTGCTAGCCGTTACTTAAAGCGTAAAAAAGATGAATGGGAAACCAATCCAGATAATATCAACCATTTTCATAACATTATGTTTCATGGGAATGATACGGATACAACTATGCTTAGACTTGGTGCAATGAACATGATGCTGCATGGAGTGGAAAATCCACAAATTAGTTATCTTGACTCACTATCTCAAGATAATGAAGAAGCAGATAAATACACTTTAGTGTTAGCAAATCCTCCATTTAAGGGATCGCTTGACTACGATTCAACTTCAAATGATCTCCTTGCAACTGTAAAAACCAAAAAAACAGAATTACTTTTCCTTGCTCTTTTCTTGCGTACATTGAAACCAGGGGGACGTGCAGCAGTTATTGTACCTGACGGTGTCCTCTTTGGTTCTTCTAAAGCCCATAAAGGAATTCGTCAGGAAATTGTAGAGAATCATAAATTGGATGCTGTAATATCAATGCCAAGTGGCGTTTTCAAACCTTATGCTGGAGTTTCAACTGCCATTCTCATCTTTACAAAAACTGGAAATGGTGGAACGGATAAGGTCTGGTTTTACGATATGAAAGCAGATGGTTTAAGTTTGGATGATAAACGACAACCGATCAGTGACAATGATATTCCAGATATTATTCAACGTTTCCATCAACTTGACAACGAAGCAGAACGTAAGAGAACGGATCAGTCTTTCTTTGTTCCAGTCGATGAGATAAAGGATAATGATTATGATTTATCGATCAATAAATACAAAGAAATTGAGTATGAAAAAGTTGAGTATGAACCAACAGAAGTCATCTTAAAGAAAATTAATGATCTAGAAAAAGAAATTCAAGCTGGCTTGGCAGAGTTAGAAGAATTACTCAAGTAG
- a CDS encoding restriction endonuclease subunit S yields MKKVKLGEVTINIDNRRKPLNNLQRSEKSFSKKYPYCGANNIIDYIDEYIFDENEEILCIAEDGGNWGKDEECTYVMNEKCWVNNHAHVLKMKTGIDINYIKLTLDYLDLTSYITGSTRGKLTKSSLDKIEISLPNYHTQISISKKISDIQKLITKKETQIQKYNEIVKSRYFEEVVA; encoded by the coding sequence ATGAAAAAAGTGAAGTTGGGGGAAGTGACAATTAATATAGATAATCGTAGGAAACCTCTTAACAATCTTCAACGATCAGAGAAATCGTTCTCAAAAAAATATCCGTATTGTGGTGCAAATAATATTATTGATTATATAGATGAATATATTTTTGACGAAAATGAAGAAATCCTTTGTATTGCCGAGGATGGTGGCAATTGGGGTAAAGATGAGGAATGTACTTATGTGATGAATGAAAAGTGTTGGGTTAATAATCATGCCCATGTGCTTAAAATGAAAACAGGTATTGATATTAACTATATCAAACTTACTCTTGATTATTTAGATTTAACGTCATATATCACAGGTTCAACTAGAGGGAAGTTGACAAAATCCTCTTTAGATAAAATTGAGATTAGTTTACCAAATTATCATACACAGATTAGTATCTCAAAAAAAATATCTGACATACAGAAATTGATTACAAAAAAGGAAACACAAATTCAAAAATATAACGAGATCGTCAAATCCCGATATTTCGAGGAGGTGGTTGCATGA
- a CDS encoding restriction endonuclease subunit S → MKKVKLGEICEIQAGGTPSRNKKEFWVQGNIPWVKIKDINSKYISKVEEHITELGLQFSSAKLFSRGTILYTIFATIGEVAILDIDAATNQAIAGLHLKSEKVLKDYLYFFLLSIKNRVKNDSRGVAQNNINLTYLKNIEVPIVENSIQQEICNNLTKINQIITQRNQQLIELSNLVKSRFNEMFGKNKRFESLDNLFDIIDGDRGKNYPKSDELFDEEYCLFLNAKNVTKNGFSFNIKQFITETKDKLLRKGKLERHDIVLTTRGTIGNVAYYDESISYDHLRINSGMVILRAKKTELNRQFILYVLKDDNYYKRLISGSAQPQLPITKIKKILLPLPPLSLQNEFADFVAQVDKSQLAIQKSLEELETLKKSLMQEYFG, encoded by the coding sequence ATGAAGAAAGTGAAGTTAGGGGAAATTTGTGAGATACAAGCAGGAGGAACTCCTTCAAGAAATAAAAAAGAATTTTGGGTTCAAGGTAATATTCCCTGGGTAAAAATAAAAGATATAAATTCAAAATACATTTCTAAAGTTGAAGAACATATTACAGAATTAGGGTTGCAGTTTTCCTCAGCAAAATTATTTTCAAGAGGTACGATACTGTATACTATTTTTGCTACTATTGGTGAGGTAGCTATATTAGATATTGATGCTGCAACAAATCAGGCTATAGCAGGTTTACATTTAAAGTCTGAAAAAGTATTAAAAGATTATCTTTATTTTTTTCTTCTTTCTATTAAAAATAGAGTAAAAAACGATAGTAGAGGAGTAGCTCAGAATAATATTAATTTAACTTACTTGAAAAATATAGAGGTCCCTATTGTTGAAAATAGTATCCAGCAAGAAATTTGTAATAATTTAACTAAAATAAATCAAATAATTACTCAGCGTAATCAGCAACTCATAGAACTCTCAAACCTTGTAAAATCCCGATTTAACGAGATGTTTGGGAAAAATAAGCGATTTGAAAGTCTTGATAACTTATTTGATATTATAGATGGCGACAGGGGCAAAAATTATCCGAAATCAGATGAGTTGTTTGATGAAGAATATTGTTTATTTTTAAATGCAAAGAATGTTACAAAAAACGGATTTTCATTTAATATAAAGCAATTTATCACTGAAACAAAGGACAAATTACTTAGGAAAGGTAAATTAGAACGTCATGATATAGTTTTGACAACAAGAGGTACCATTGGAAATGTGGCCTACTATGATGAATCGATTAGTTATGATCATTTACGTATTAATTCAGGTATGGTAATTTTGCGTGCTAAGAAAACTGAATTAAATAGGCAATTTATCCTTTATGTTTTAAAGGATGATAATTATTATAAACGATTAATATCTGGCAGTGCTCAGCCTCAGTTACCAATAACAAAAATAAAAAAAATATTACTTCCCCTTCCCCCTCTTTCCCTCCAAAACGAATTCGCAGACTTTGTAGCTCAGGTTGACAAATCACAATTGGCAATTCAAAAATCTCTGGAAGAATTGGAAACCTTGAAAAAATCACTTATGCAGGAATATTTCGGTTAA
- a CDS encoding AbrB family transcriptional regulator, which translates to MVVKTRKQGNSITITIPSEFNIPSGVKYEAKLLPSGEIIFTPEELDHQVSYVSDDAFNLKLDTIFDEYDDVFKALVEK; encoded by the coding sequence ATGGTCGTAAAAACAAGAAAACAAGGAAATTCAATCACCATTACGATTCCAAGTGAATTCAATATTCCAAGCGGTGTTAAATACGAAGCAAAATTGTTACCAAGTGGCGAAATTATCTTTACTCCTGAAGAATTGGATCATCAGGTCTCTTATGTTTCTGATGATGCCTTTAATTTAAAATTGGATACAATTTTTGATGAATACGACGATGTTTTCAAAGCTTTGGTGGAAAAATGA
- a CDS encoding type II toxin-antitoxin system death-on-curing family toxin, which produces MTVYLTEKQIEKINALVIQRYSQNEQIQTVSPSALNMIVNLPEQFVFGKPLYPTIFDKATILFVQLIKKHVFANANKRTAFFVLVKFLQLNGYHFIVSVEEAVDMCVTIAVEALTDEKMIRYSKWVSQHSVREKVKK; this is translated from the coding sequence ATGACAGTCTATCTAACAGAAAAGCAAATTGAAAAAATCAATGCTTTAGTAATTCAACGGTATTCTCAAAATGAGCAAATTCAAACAGTTAGTCCTTCAGCGTTAAATATGATTGTGAACTTACCAGAACAATTTGTTTTTGGCAAACCTCTTTATCCAACAATTTTTGATAAAGCAACAATATTATTTGTACAATTGATAAAGAAGCATGTCTTTGCCAATGCCAATAAACGAACAGCTTTCTTTGTTTTGGTGAAGTTTTTACAATTAAATGGTTATCACTTTATTGTTTCCGTGGAAGAAGCGGTTGATATGTGTGTGACTATAGCGGTAGAAGCTTTGACTGATGAAAAAATGATAAGATACTCTAAATGGGTTTCTCAACATTCTGTCAGAGAAAAGGTCAAAAAGTAA
- the xerA gene encoding site-specific tyrosine recombinase/integron integrase, whose amino-acid sequence MESKVTIIIQEMLPFLNNEQLLALRESLERHLVDGKKKQKYSNNNLLQLFITAKQVEGCSAKTIRYYQRTIENLFHHIKESVTQLTTDDLRSYLANYQSEKDCSKANLDNIRRILSSFFAWLEQEEYIIKNPIRRIKKIKTEQTVKETYTDEHLEIMRDNCENLRDLAMIDLLASTGMRVGELVQLNRSDIDFENRECVVFGKGKKERPVYFDARTKIHLRNYLNDRKDGHPALFVTLLGKAQRLGIAGVEIRLRKLGQKLGIQKVHPHKFRRTLATKAIDKGMPIEQVQKLLGHSKIDTTLAYAMVNQSNVKHSHQKFIS is encoded by the coding sequence ATGGAATCAAAAGTTACAATTATCATACAAGAAATGTTACCCTTTTTAAACAATGAACAATTATTAGCATTGCGAGAGAGTTTAGAACGCCATCTAGTGGATGGAAAAAAGAAGCAGAAGTATTCAAATAATAATCTGTTGCAACTATTTATAACTGCTAAGCAGGTGGAGGGCTGTAGCGCAAAAACAATACGTTATTACCAGAGAACAATTGAAAATTTGTTTCATCATATTAAGGAATCTGTGACACAACTGACAACAGATGATTTAAGGAGTTATTTAGCAAATTATCAGTCTGAAAAGGACTGTAGTAAGGCGAATTTGGACAATATTCGGCGTATATTGTCCTCTTTTTTTGCTTGGCTTGAGCAAGAGGAATATATCATCAAGAATCCTATTCGAAGGATTAAAAAAATTAAAACAGAACAAACTGTGAAAGAAACTTATACGGACGAACATCTGGAAATTATGAGAGATAATTGTGAAAATTTAAGAGATTTGGCAATGATTGATCTACTAGCATCAACAGGTATGCGTGTAGGTGAACTGGTCCAGTTGAATCGTTCTGATATTGATTTTGAAAACAGAGAGTGCGTTGTTTTTGGAAAAGGTAAAAAGGAAAGACCCGTATATTTTGATGCTCGTACGAAAATTCATTTAAGAAACTATCTCAATGATAGAAAAGATGGTCATCCAGCTCTTTTTGTAACGCTACTTGGAAAAGCCCAGAGACTTGGAATTGCTGGTGTCGAGATTCGATTGAGAAAGTTAGGACAAAAACTTGGAATACAAAAGGTTCATCCACATAAATTCAGAAGAACCCTAGCGACAAAGGCTATTGATAAAGGAATGCCTATTGAGCAAGTCCAAAAACTACTTGGTCACAGCAAAATTGATACAACCCTGGCCTATGCTATGGTTAACCAAAGCAATGTCAAACATTCACACCAAAAATTCATCTCTTAA
- a CDS encoding restriction endonuclease subunit S, whose translation MFGDDSKFEKVLLGCVCDVRDGTHDSPKYVEKGYPLITSKNITGGVIDFSNTNHITQVDFNKINQRSKVDYGDILLPMIGTVGNPVVVETHKKFAIKNVALIKFYDRSKVDNVYIKNVLTSFYFDKQVLQKIRGGTQKFIALKDIRGLQIPLPPLDLQNEFADFVAQVDKSQFACGIVIKLWRNSLKSSII comes from the coding sequence ATGTTTGGGGATGATTCTAAGTTTGAAAAAGTTTTACTAGGATGTGTTTGTGATGTTAGAGATGGAACACATGACTCCCCTAAATATGTTGAAAAAGGTTATCCTTTGATTACTTCAAAAAATATTACAGGTGGTGTTATAGATTTCAGCAATACAAATCATATAACACAAGTGGATTTTAATAAAATTAATCAACGATCAAAAGTTGATTATGGCGATATATTATTACCTATGATAGGTACGGTAGGCAATCCGGTTGTAGTAGAAACTCATAAAAAGTTTGCAATAAAAAATGTTGCATTAATAAAGTTTTATGATAGATCAAAAGTAGATAATGTTTATATAAAAAATGTTCTTACTTCATTTTATTTTGATAAACAAGTTTTACAAAAGATTAGAGGAGGTACTCAAAAATTCATTGCACTAAAAGATATTAGGGGGTTACAGATCCCTCTCCCCCCTCTTGACCTCCAAAACGAATTCGCAGACTTTGTAGCTCAGGTCGACAAATCACAATTTGCTTGTGGGATAGTTATAAAACTGTGGAGAAATAGCTTGAAATCTAGTATAATATAG